A section of the Solitalea canadensis DSM 3403 genome encodes:
- a CDS encoding YceI family protein: MPKFKIVTSICVALLSFNVNAQQAPLKLAEKESKVLIHGTSSVHDWTAQCDQRSGDMVVVFDKGAVKTIQSLNLKVKSKNIRSIDEKGAYYDDLMDSRIWKALETDKFADISVGLKQVKLVKPTGTKSEIDAIAVVSIHGVKKEVPVKVSAEANGTGVLIKGKKEIKMSDYGVKPPTILLEFLKTGDDIIIEFELNYK, translated from the coding sequence ATGCCAAAATTTAAAATAGTTACATCTATTTGCGTAGCTCTATTATCCTTTAATGTAAATGCCCAGCAAGCTCCATTAAAACTGGCCGAGAAAGAAAGTAAAGTACTTATTCACGGAACCTCGAGTGTGCACGATTGGACTGCACAGTGCGACCAGAGAAGTGGGGATATGGTAGTGGTATTTGATAAAGGAGCAGTTAAAACAATTCAATCGTTAAATCTTAAAGTTAAATCAAAAAACATCAGAAGTATTGACGAAAAAGGTGCTTATTATGACGATTTGATGGACAGTAGGATCTGGAAAGCATTAGAAACGGACAAATTTGCGGATATCAGTGTAGGTTTGAAGCAAGTTAAGTTGGTTAAACCAACCGGAACCAAATCTGAAATTGATGCAATTGCTGTGGTTTCAATTCATGGGGTTAAGAAAGAAGTTCCTGTGAAAGTTTCTGCAGAAGCAAACGGAACTGGAGTTTTGATTAAAGGAAAAAAAGAAATTAAAATGTCTGACTATGGAGTAAAACCTCCAACCATCTTGCTTGAATTTTTAAAAACAGGAGATGATATTATTATCGAATTTGAACTGAATTATAAATAA
- a CDS encoding response regulator transcription factor, which produces MSKSVLLVEDDPNLGMILQEYLQLKGGYTVKLCIDGVQALDVFKSNTFDVCILDVMMPKKDGFTLGKEIRELDEKVPIIFATAKSMLEDKIAGFNIGGDDYITKPFRIEELLLRINALLKRSSNTLQEEKQPDKYQVGSILFNPMTQEIHNGYQSQKLSAKESELLHLLCQHKNDVLSREQALIAIWGNDNYFNARSMDVYISKLRKLLKGDDSVEIINVHGRGYKLIF; this is translated from the coding sequence ATGAGCAAATCAGTTTTGTTAGTTGAAGATGATCCGAACCTGGGAATGATTTTGCAGGAGTACCTGCAACTTAAAGGAGGATATACCGTAAAGTTATGTATCGATGGAGTTCAGGCACTTGATGTATTTAAAAGCAATACATTTGATGTTTGCATTCTGGATGTTATGATGCCTAAAAAAGATGGCTTTACATTGGGCAAAGAAATCCGAGAATTAGATGAAAAGGTGCCAATTATTTTCGCTACGGCAAAATCAATGCTGGAAGATAAAATTGCAGGCTTTAATATTGGTGGAGATGACTACATTACCAAGCCGTTCCGCATTGAAGAACTGCTGCTAAGAATAAATGCATTACTTAAGCGGAGCAGTAATACTCTTCAGGAAGAGAAGCAGCCCGATAAATACCAGGTGGGATCAATTCTTTTCAATCCCATGACTCAGGAAATTCACAATGGTTATCAATCACAAAAATTATCGGCTAAAGAATCGGAACTGCTCCACTTACTGTGTCAGCATAAAAATGATGTATTAAGCAGGGAACAGGCATTAATAGCAATTTGGGGTAACGACAATTATTTTAATGCTCGTAGCATGGATGTTTACATAAGTAAACTAAGAAAATTGTTAAAAGGAGATGACTCGGTAGAAATTATTAACGTCCACGGGCGTGGGTATAAATTGATCTTTTAA
- a CDS encoding sensor histidine kinase, whose product MKKKSFIVTVIAIGIGLLSLMTVQAYFIYDSYKLKSQLFDQTVESSLRTVSEKIEKSEALQFIGNKISIPTFPELPKARHKKKKVRKTVDEIRITNSPVPAPPEPIILNDSLLSGRLLFLSPQDISGARINREELAKRIKIKRDKNDRFIIRVGPDGNVDTIKYKTRHASSFSTVIPVTAQVARPEVRIEKHVSVVADEPPSEQDVLVQTWLDSVSRFKKRIEVFEKLAVEADRKKLSLINRVNPKLLDSLLKAEFTSAGISIDYFYAIESGKDSTVFRSASYKQGTTAKDNTYKAALFPKDVLNTAGTLTVIFPGKSDFLMNKMLVLIMASSLIVLVIMSCFGVTILSLLRQKKLSEMKSDFINNMTHEFKTPVATIMLASEALRDEQMAADKNMVNRYAGIIYDENLRLSSYVERVLNLAKLEKSDLKLEQKPVDMHDLISAVADSMNLQFKRKGAAVSIDLQATTATIIGDELHLSNVIYNLLDNALKYSPDDPQIVISTQNLGSLLIVKVNDNGIGMTREQQSRVFDQFYRAHTGNLHNIKGFGLGLNYVYSIIKLLKGNITIKSEPQKGSTFELSFSIA is encoded by the coding sequence ATGAAAAAGAAGAGTTTTATTGTTACGGTTATAGCAATTGGCATTGGGCTCCTGAGCTTAATGACTGTGCAAGCATATTTTATATATGATTCATACAAACTAAAGTCGCAGTTGTTTGATCAAACGGTTGAAAGCTCATTACGAACAGTATCAGAAAAGATCGAGAAGAGTGAGGCTCTTCAATTTATAGGAAATAAAATATCCATTCCCACATTTCCTGAACTTCCAAAGGCTAGGCATAAAAAGAAGAAAGTTAGAAAAACAGTTGATGAAATCAGAATAACCAATTCACCTGTTCCTGCTCCTCCCGAGCCTATTATTTTAAACGACAGTCTATTAAGTGGCCGACTTCTATTTCTTTCGCCGCAGGACATTTCGGGGGCACGAATTAACCGGGAAGAACTTGCTAAAAGGATAAAAATCAAAAGAGATAAGAATGATCGTTTTATTATCAGGGTAGGACCAGATGGTAATGTTGATACAATTAAGTATAAGACTCGGCATGCTTCATCGTTTTCTACAGTTATACCCGTAACAGCACAAGTGGCTCGTCCGGAAGTCAGAATAGAAAAACATGTATCTGTTGTAGCTGATGAGCCTCCAAGTGAACAGGATGTGTTAGTTCAAACATGGCTTGATTCTGTATCTCGATTTAAGAAAAGAATAGAAGTTTTTGAAAAACTGGCAGTGGAGGCTGATCGCAAGAAACTTTCATTGATTAATCGTGTGAATCCTAAATTATTGGATTCTTTATTAAAGGCAGAGTTTACATCGGCCGGAATTTCCATTGACTACTTTTACGCTATAGAATCGGGTAAAGATTCAACGGTCTTTAGGTCCGCATCCTATAAACAAGGAACAACTGCAAAAGACAATACTTATAAGGCAGCACTATTCCCTAAAGATGTATTAAATACCGCAGGCACTTTAACCGTTATTTTCCCTGGAAAGTCCGATTTTCTCATGAATAAAATGCTGGTATTAATTATGGCGTCATCATTAATTGTATTGGTCATTATGTCGTGTTTTGGAGTTACGATCCTCTCCCTATTGCGTCAGAAAAAGCTCTCCGAAATGAAAAGTGATTTCATCAACAACATGACCCATGAATTCAAAACTCCGGTGGCGACTATTATGCTTGCAAGTGAAGCTTTGCGAGATGAGCAAATGGCAGCTGACAAAAATATGGTTAACCGCTACGCCGGAATCATTTACGATGAAAACCTTCGGTTGAGCAGCTATGTTGAACGAGTATTGAATCTTGCCAAACTTGAAAAGAGTGACCTCAAACTAGAACAAAAACCTGTTGACATGCACGACCTTATTTCTGCAGTTGCAGATAGCATGAACTTACAATTCAAACGAAAAGGGGCTGCTGTTTCAATAGACCTTCAGGCTACAACTGCTACCATTATTGGAGATGAACTGCATTTGTCGAATGTGATTTACAACTTGTTGGATAATGCATTAAAATATTCTCCGGATGATCCTCAAATTGTAATTTCAACTCAAAATTTGGGAAGTTTATTAATCGTTAAAGTCAACGATAATGGCATTGGAATGACTCGTGAGCAACAAAGTCGCGTGTTTGACCAGTTTTATCGTGCGCATACAGGCAACCTTCACAATATAAAAGGCTTTGGTTTAGGGCTTAACTATGTGTATTCGATTATTAAATTGTTAAAAGGTAATATTACCATTAAGAGCGAACCTCAAAAAGGAAGCACTTTCGAACTAAGCTTTTCTATTGCATAA
- a CDS encoding flavin monoamine oxidase family protein, with product MKYDAIIIGAGYAGVTAALNLKRAGKRILLLEARNRVGGRIETKYFDDGSYVDLGGQWIGPTQDRIYALAKEFGVETFKSYDQGKSTLLFNNRLKAYNGIIPPLPIYSLLSLDAAIKKMNKLSKSVNLQQPWLTPNAQQLDSITLYSWMQQQMSSKTARDFFQVASEAIFAANPAEISLLHALFYVKSGKDLDSLMNIKNGAQEERFVGGAQELVNRMVKELQDELRLNSPVRHIDQDENGVDVIGEGFKYSAKKVIIAIPPALASRIEYNKPLPPNRDQLMQRVFMGSVVKCYAIYKTPFWRERGLNGLCASNKGLITVTFDNSPKDGSKGMLMGFALANQAKSFLELNPLEREKAAIDCFAAFLGPEARNYDLYIDQAWANEEWTRGCYAGIMPPGAWTSVGKTLRTPCGNIHWAGTETSDIWNGYIDGAVRSGERAVSELLTIS from the coding sequence ATGAAATATGATGCTATTATTATTGGCGCAGGGTATGCCGGAGTAACCGCGGCATTAAACCTTAAACGTGCAGGCAAAAGAATATTGCTGCTGGAGGCCCGTAATAGAGTAGGGGGACGTATTGAAACTAAATATTTCGATGATGGCTCTTATGTAGATTTGGGAGGTCAATGGATTGGTCCCACCCAAGATCGTATTTATGCTTTGGCAAAAGAATTTGGGGTGGAAACCTTTAAATCTTATGACCAAGGCAAAAGTACGTTGCTCTTCAACAACAGGTTAAAAGCATACAATGGAATAATACCCCCTTTACCAATATACTCACTTTTGAGCCTGGATGCTGCCATTAAGAAAATGAATAAGCTTTCTAAATCGGTCAATCTTCAACAACCTTGGTTAACTCCGAATGCTCAGCAGCTAGATTCAATAACTTTATATAGTTGGATGCAACAGCAAATGAGTTCGAAAACTGCGCGAGATTTTTTCCAGGTCGCGTCTGAAGCAATCTTTGCAGCTAACCCTGCTGAAATATCATTGCTCCATGCATTATTTTATGTAAAGTCGGGAAAAGACCTGGACAGCCTTATGAATATAAAAAATGGGGCACAGGAAGAACGATTTGTCGGAGGTGCTCAAGAGTTAGTAAACCGAATGGTTAAAGAGCTTCAAGATGAGTTACGCTTAAACTCACCGGTAAGGCATATTGATCAGGATGAAAACGGCGTTGATGTGATCGGCGAAGGCTTTAAGTATTCCGCGAAAAAGGTAATTATTGCCATTCCACCGGCCTTAGCTTCACGAATTGAATACAACAAACCTCTTCCTCCAAATCGCGATCAATTAATGCAACGCGTTTTTATGGGTAGTGTGGTAAAATGTTATGCAATCTATAAAACACCGTTCTGGCGAGAACGAGGTCTAAATGGACTTTGTGCATCAAATAAAGGGTTAATCACTGTTACATTTGATAATTCGCCCAAAGATGGTTCAAAAGGGATGCTTATGGGATTTGCACTTGCCAATCAGGCTAAATCGTTTTTAGAACTTAATCCTCTTGAGCGTGAAAAAGCCGCTATTGATTGTTTTGCTGCCTTTTTAGGGCCGGAAGCCAGAAATTATGACCTGTATATTGATCAGGCATGGGCTAATGAGGAGTGGACTCGGGGTTGTTATGCCGGAATTATGCCCCCTGGCGCATGGACCAGTGTGGGGAAAACTTTAAGAACGCCATGTGGAAATATCCATTGGGCAGGAACGGAGACATCAGACATTTGGAATGGCTATATTGACGGGGCGGTTAGATCAGGAGAAAGAGCGGTTAGTGAATTATTGACTATATCATAA
- a CDS encoding helix-turn-helix domain-containing protein, with product MEDIIVLPQAIVCKSTAQKPIIIHNYTSYKNLQKSKVLLQYNLITFLINGEKSFQYANNSTSIDNKKLAVLSSGNCLMTEKLSNGNNYSSIVLFFDNAVLMNFFIKYPVVSNKAPSKNEAKAPFIILEKDDFVKNFLISIDLIKANTTEISDGMLLLKFEEIMLYLLEKSPEVILSLQASLQTQQSDFEIRKLVEQNIQSNLTIEELAFLGNMSVSTFKRRFAKIYNCSPSQFFLQKRMEIAADLLVHNQENPSEVFYKVGYENHSSFSLSFKQIYGMSPKQYQLKKLTDSQ from the coding sequence ATGGAAGATATTATTGTTTTACCTCAAGCTATTGTTTGTAAATCCACAGCTCAAAAGCCAATAATAATACATAATTACACGTCGTATAAAAATCTCCAGAAGAGCAAAGTTCTACTCCAATATAACCTCATCACTTTTTTAATTAATGGTGAAAAGAGCTTTCAATATGCCAATAACTCAACTTCGATCGACAACAAGAAATTGGCTGTTTTATCATCGGGTAATTGTTTAATGACCGAAAAACTTTCAAATGGAAATAACTACAGCAGTATCGTTTTGTTTTTTGACAACGCTGTACTAATGAACTTCTTTATTAAATACCCTGTAGTTAGTAATAAAGCACCCTCGAAAAATGAGGCTAAAGCACCATTTATTATTCTTGAAAAGGATGATTTTGTAAAGAATTTTTTGATTTCAATAGATTTAATAAAAGCTAATACTACTGAAATATCGGATGGAATGTTATTGTTAAAGTTCGAAGAAATCATGCTGTATCTACTTGAAAAATCACCTGAAGTGATCCTTTCTCTTCAAGCTTCCCTTCAAACGCAGCAATCGGATTTTGAAATAAGAAAGTTGGTAGAGCAAAATATACAATCCAATTTGACCATTGAAGAACTGGCTTTTTTAGGTAATATGAGTGTATCAACTTTTAAAAGAAGATTTGCAAAAATTTATAATTGTTCACCAAGTCAGTTCTTTTTGCAAAAGAGAATGGAAATAGCAGCTGATTTATTGGTGCATAATCAGGAAAATCCGAGTGAAGTTTTTTATAAAGTAGGATATGAAAACCATTCAAGTTTCTCTCTGTCCTTTAAACAAATTTATGGAATGAGTCCTAAGCAATATCAACTTAAAAAATTGACCGATTCTCAATAG
- a CDS encoding YbhB/YbcL family Raf kinase inhibitor-like protein, which yields MRKTVTAIVVLIIMSSGMLHGQTFTLKSNELNGQFTSKQYGNDFGCNGGNISPDLVWENAPKDTKAFAITMYDKDAPTGSGFWHWVVYNIPATTMELKSDAGNYSQKSLPQGAVNGNNDAGTPGYVGACPPPGPAHMYVITVYALKSKLEIDKNASAALIGFMLNANTIAKASIIAYGQQ from the coding sequence ATGAGAAAAACTGTTACAGCAATTGTCGTTTTGATAATTATGAGCTCCGGAATGCTACATGGCCAAACTTTTACGTTAAAAAGCAATGAGCTAAACGGACAGTTTACAAGTAAGCAATACGGAAATGATTTTGGATGCAATGGGGGAAATATCTCTCCTGACTTAGTTTGGGAAAACGCACCCAAAGACACAAAAGCGTTCGCTATAACAATGTATGACAAAGACGCTCCTACTGGAAGTGGCTTTTGGCACTGGGTGGTCTACAATATTCCGGCAACAACTATGGAACTTAAATCGGATGCTGGTAATTACTCTCAAAAGAGTTTACCACAAGGAGCTGTTAATGGAAACAATGATGCTGGCACCCCTGGCTATGTAGGCGCTTGTCCTCCTCCCGGACCTGCACACATGTATGTAATTACTGTTTATGCACTTAAAAGTAAGCTTGAGATTGATAAGAATGCCAGCGCGGCCTTGATCGGCTTTATGCTCAATGCCAATACAATTGCAAAAGCATCCATTATTGCATATGGACAACAATAA
- a CDS encoding DUF3127 domain-containing protein — MDIKGKVHEISEVMEVTSSFRKRELVIEYAENPSYPEFIKFEAIQDRVSLMDKCKVGDMVEVSFNLKGRAWNNPKTGKTDYFNTLQIWRVTTLGANAMGAPMEETPSSFTPPDISNAPGEEDDLPF, encoded by the coding sequence ATGGACATTAAAGGTAAAGTACACGAAATTTCGGAAGTAATGGAGGTAACATCTTCATTCCGTAAGCGTGAATTGGTAATTGAATATGCTGAAAATCCTTCATACCCTGAGTTTATAAAGTTTGAAGCCATTCAGGATCGTGTATCACTAATGGATAAATGTAAAGTGGGTGATATGGTGGAGGTGTCGTTTAATTTAAAAGGTCGTGCATGGAACAATCCAAAAACCGGCAAAACCGATTACTTTAACACATTGCAAATTTGGAGAGTAACAACATTAGGAGCTAACGCAATGGGAGCTCCAATGGAAGAAACACCGTCGTCGTTCACACCTCCGGATATTTCTAATGCTCCGGGAGAAGAAGATGATCTTCCTTTCTAG
- a CDS encoding THUMP domain-containing class I SAM-dependent RNA methyltransferase — protein MSVFNTPEKIIVTCPKYISTYLKREMLYLGFEITDQGQTYIETVGTLTDCMKLNLNLRTGNNVLYQLKAFKAMNPDQLYDQLVGMPWEKWIDEAGYLSITCNVSNPFIDNTMFANVRVKDAIVDRLMQKRGRRPDSGPKRDKAVVHLHWKEDRAAIYIDTSGETLSKHGYRKHPGLAPMQENLAAAVIMATGWNGDGNFVNPMCGSGTLAIEAALFALKRSVGLFRDNFGFMHIKDFDEAIYVAERRKARELAQKRINGRIIATDIEPIAIDLARKNAVTAGVDQYIDFQVCDFRETEVPEGDGVVIFNPEYGERLGDFDELVDIYKAIGDFMKKDCQGYKGYIFTGSPNLAKKVGLKATKKIEFYNSKLECRLLEYELYGGSRRTEDERPQKG, from the coding sequence ATGTCTGTTTTCAACACTCCGGAAAAAATTATTGTTACTTGTCCTAAATATATCTCAACGTATCTAAAAAGAGAAATGTTGTATCTCGGATTTGAGATAACTGACCAGGGACAAACCTATATAGAAACAGTTGGTACATTAACTGACTGTATGAAATTAAACCTCAATTTACGCACTGGAAACAATGTTTTATATCAATTGAAGGCCTTTAAGGCAATGAATCCGGATCAGTTATATGATCAGTTGGTTGGTATGCCTTGGGAAAAATGGATAGATGAGGCAGGGTATTTATCCATTACCTGTAATGTTAGTAATCCGTTCATTGATAACACGATGTTTGCTAATGTGCGGGTAAAGGATGCTATTGTTGACCGACTGATGCAAAAAAGAGGACGCCGGCCTGATTCTGGTCCGAAACGCGATAAGGCGGTTGTTCATTTACATTGGAAAGAAGACAGAGCTGCAATTTATATTGACACATCTGGTGAAACATTATCGAAGCACGGTTATCGCAAGCACCCTGGTTTAGCTCCAATGCAAGAAAATCTTGCAGCGGCCGTAATAATGGCAACCGGATGGAATGGCGATGGAAACTTCGTTAATCCTATGTGTGGAAGCGGAACATTGGCCATTGAAGCGGCATTGTTTGCTTTAAAACGTTCAGTTGGGTTGTTTCGTGATAATTTTGGCTTTATGCATATCAAAGATTTTGATGAAGCTATTTATGTAGCCGAACGACGTAAGGCCCGAGAGCTAGCACAAAAACGCATCAACGGAAGAATTATCGCCACAGATATTGAGCCTATTGCCATTGATTTGGCAAGAAAAAATGCAGTTACCGCTGGCGTTGACCAATATATAGATTTTCAGGTTTGCGATTTTCGTGAAACAGAGGTTCCTGAAGGTGATGGTGTAGTTATTTTCAATCCGGAATATGGTGAACGATTAGGTGATTTTGACGAATTGGTAGATATTTATAAAGCTATTGGCGATTTTATGAAAAAAGATTGTCAAGGCTACAAGGGGTACATCTTCACCGGCAGTCCAAACCTAGCCAAAAAAGTAGGGTTGAAAGCCACTAAGAAAATCGAGTTTTATAATTCTAAACTTGAGTGCAGATTGTTGGAGTATGAGTTGTATGGCGGTTCGAGAAGAACGGAAGATGAAAGACCCCAAAAAGGTTAA
- the tsaA gene encoding tRNA (N6-threonylcarbamoyladenosine(37)-N6)-methyltransferase TrmO — translation MDSIVLTPIGIIHSPFKEKFGIPRQPGLAPSSYAVVELIAPYNSADVILGLEQFSHLWIIFQFHETAHKKWTPTVRPPRLGGNKRMGVFATRSTHRPNPIGMSVAELEKIETENNEVKIYLRNIDLMDGTPVLDIKPYIPYSDAIPTATAGYAAIAPEKPLDVQFDPEIGNELSIQPELKQLIIEVLSFDPRPAYKATKDDTKIYGVLLENVDVKFKIDGSIATVISLERSA, via the coding sequence TTGGATTCAATAGTCCTTACACCTATAGGCATTATTCATTCTCCTTTCAAGGAGAAGTTCGGAATCCCCAGGCAGCCGGGATTAGCACCGTCGTCTTACGCGGTAGTAGAGTTGATAGCTCCATATAATTCTGCTGATGTAATTCTTGGTTTGGAGCAATTTTCTCATCTGTGGATCATTTTTCAGTTTCATGAAACAGCACACAAGAAATGGACTCCCACCGTTCGTCCGCCGCGATTAGGAGGAAATAAGCGAATGGGCGTTTTTGCCACGCGCTCAACTCATCGACCAAATCCTATTGGAATGTCGGTCGCTGAGCTCGAGAAAATCGAAACAGAAAATAATGAAGTAAAAATCTATTTAAGAAATATTGATTTGATGGATGGGACTCCGGTTTTAGACATTAAGCCATATATTCCCTATTCAGATGCAATTCCAACAGCTACAGCCGGATATGCAGCTATTGCACCAGAAAAGCCATTGGATGTGCAGTTTGATCCGGAAATAGGCAATGAGCTATCCATTCAACCAGAATTGAAACAACTAATCATAGAAGTACTAAGTTTCGACCCTCGTCCGGCCTATAAAGCCACAAAAGACGATACGAAAATCTATGGTGTTTTACTGGAAAATGTAGATGTTAAATTTAAAATTGATGGTTCAATAGCTACCGTTATTTCCTTAGAACGTAGTGCTTAG
- a CDS encoding YwbE family protein, with the protein MDGKTRSNIYPGLEVDIILKKDQRSGERTRGFVKDLLTKAPFHHRGIKVRLEDGQIGRVIEIFEED; encoded by the coding sequence ATGGATGGCAAAACACGCAGCAATATTTACCCAGGATTAGAGGTTGATATAATTTTAAAGAAAGACCAACGGTCTGGTGAGCGAACCAGAGGGTTTGTAAAGGACCTATTGACAAAAGCACCATTCCATCATCGGGGAATAAAAGTACGATTAGAAGATGGACAGATTGGGCGGGTAATTGAAATTTTCGAGGAAGATTAA
- a CDS encoding YfbK domain-containing protein encodes MRTSIHFFFLILLAIASSCSQSRTVKGRVTSAENGKLINRAEIQFEGSIVKSHTNKRGVFFIKATDSARKLTIKAKGYEPKELIIGNDSVVDVALVPEGYVMYEIAMPVKDSKVREEDQCKLKVASRTMVIAYDRHAENINTEDYSPIAENGFRLTSRNALSTFSIDVDNASYSNIRRFINTGQIPPVDAVRIEEMINYFNYDYGQPKGKDPVVIHTDVAECPWNPVHKLARIGIQTKNISAENLPPSNLVFLIDVSGSMEAANKLPLVVSAFKLLINQMRSQDKVSIVVYAGASGTVLNGVSGTEKMKISDALTQLKAGGSTAGGEGIQLAYKVARQNYIKGGNNRVILATDGDFNVGVSSDGELVSLIEEERKDNVFLSVLGFGMGNYKDNKLELLANKGNGNYAYIDGFSEARKVFVNEFGGTLFTLAKDVKLQVEFNPAVVKSYRLIGYENRLLNDEDFNNDKIDAGEIGSGQTVTALYEVIPVGVKSPLLPDIDSLKYQKNQNKASLNTTDLLTVKLRYKEPTGNEGKLMTNVLLDKNIPFTNASADFRFAASVAEFGMLLRSSPYKKGANYDHLISLASKSLNNDSEGYKSEFLKLVRSAKSLSTNNWISVIGEK; translated from the coding sequence ATGAGAACGTCAATTCATTTCTTCTTTCTGATTCTGCTGGCAATAGCAAGCAGTTGCAGTCAATCACGTACCGTTAAAGGACGAGTTACTTCTGCTGAAAATGGTAAGCTGATTAACAGGGCCGAAATACAATTTGAAGGATCAATTGTTAAATCGCACACCAATAAACGAGGCGTATTTTTTATTAAAGCGACGGATTCTGCCCGAAAGTTAACGATAAAAGCGAAAGGGTATGAGCCAAAGGAGTTAATAATTGGCAATGATTCAGTTGTTGATGTAGCCTTGGTTCCTGAAGGATATGTAATGTATGAGATCGCAATGCCAGTGAAAGATAGTAAAGTGAGGGAAGAGGATCAGTGTAAATTAAAAGTTGCTTCCCGCACAATGGTTATTGCATACGATCGACATGCCGAAAACATTAATACTGAAGATTACTCCCCGATTGCCGAAAATGGATTCAGACTGACTTCAAGGAATGCGCTTTCGACATTTTCTATAGATGTTGACAATGCATCCTACAGCAATATCCGCCGGTTTATAAATACGGGTCAAATACCTCCTGTTGATGCCGTTCGTATAGAAGAAATGATCAATTATTTCAATTATGATTATGGTCAGCCTAAGGGGAAGGATCCTGTGGTTATTCATACAGATGTTGCAGAATGCCCATGGAATCCGGTACATAAATTAGCAAGAATTGGAATTCAGACTAAAAATATTTCAGCTGAAAATTTACCGCCGTCTAATCTGGTCTTTCTTATAGATGTCTCTGGATCTATGGAAGCAGCCAATAAGTTACCTCTTGTAGTTTCCGCTTTTAAATTGCTGATAAATCAAATGCGTTCTCAGGATAAAGTTTCAATTGTTGTATATGCAGGAGCATCGGGAACTGTACTCAATGGAGTGTCGGGAACAGAAAAGATGAAAATTAGCGATGCTCTTACTCAATTGAAAGCCGGAGGATCTACAGCTGGAGGTGAAGGTATCCAATTAGCTTATAAGGTTGCACGTCAAAATTATATAAAAGGAGGAAACAACAGGGTTATTCTGGCTACCGACGGAGATTTTAATGTTGGTGTTTCAAGCGATGGTGAATTAGTGAGCCTAATTGAGGAAGAGCGTAAGGATAATGTTTTCCTTTCTGTTTTAGGATTTGGAATGGGGAACTATAAAGACAATAAACTTGAGCTGCTTGCCAATAAAGGAAATGGGAATTATGCCTACATCGACGGATTTTCTGAAGCTAGGAAAGTGTTCGTGAATGAGTTTGGGGGCACGTTGTTCACCTTAGCGAAGGATGTTAAACTTCAGGTTGAGTTTAATCCGGCAGTTGTTAAGTCATATAGGTTGATTGGCTATGAAAACAGATTATTAAATGATGAGGACTTTAATAATGATAAAATTGATGCAGGTGAAATAGGTTCAGGTCAAACAGTTACTGCATTGTATGAGGTCATTCCTGTTGGAGTAAAGAGTCCGCTCCTACCTGATATCGATTCATTAAAATATCAGAAAAATCAAAATAAGGCATCCTTAAATACAACCGACTTGCTTACGGTTAAGCTGCGCTACAAAGAGCCAACAGGTAATGAAGGTAAATTAATGACTAATGTGCTGCTTGATAAAAACATCCCATTCACTAATGCAAGTGCGGATTTCAGGTTTGCAGCATCAGTTGCTGAGTTTGGGATGCTCTTAAGGTCGTCACCTTATAAAAAGGGTGCTAATTATGATCATTTAATTTCCTTAGCCTCAAAATCTTTAAATAATGACAGCGAAGGGTATAAAAGTGAATTCTTGAAGCTTGTTAGATCAGCTAAATCACTTTCAACCAATAACTGGATTTCAGTGATCGGGGAGAAGTAA